A segment of the Moorena sp. SIOASIH genome:
TTGTTGCAGGTACAATAGAGACGAAAAGACTATAGTAATTAGGTTCTTAGCAATCAGCTGTGACAGTTAGAGTCCGTATTGCCCCAAGTCCAACCGGAAATTTACACATTGGTACCGCTAGAACCGCTGTATTTAACTGGCTATTTGCCCGTCGCCACAGCGGTAAGTTTGTTCTGCGCATTGAAGACACCGACCAAACGCGATCGCGAGAGGAATATACCCAAAACATCCTCGATGGTTTAAGTTGGCTGGGACTGGAATGGGACGAAGGACCATTTTTCCAATCCCAACGTCTTGACCTTTATAGTGCTGCTATTCAACAACTTTTAGACAAGGGATTGGCTTATCGCTGCTACACCACAGCTGAGGAACTAGAACAACTGCGGGAAGCTCAAAAGGCTAGAAAAGAAGCCCCCCGCTATGACAATCGCCATCGCAATTTGACACCAGAACAACAAGCAGCATTTGAGGCGGAAGGGCGCAAGCCGGTGATCCGCTTTATGATTGATAATGACCGGGAGATTGTCTGGAATGATCTAGTCCGAGGTAAAGTCACTTGGAAAGGGAGTGACCTTGGAGGTGATATGGTGATTGCTAGGGCGTCTCAAGAGAATGATATCGGTCAGCCTCTGTACAACCTAGCTGTGGTGGTGGATGACATTGATATGCAAATTACCCATGTCATTCGCGGTGAAGACCATATTGCGAATACTGCTAAACAGATTTTGCTCTATGAAGCCCTAGGGAGTGTAGTCCCAGAATTTTCCCATACACCTCTGATTCTTAACCATGAGGGACGGAAGCTATCCAAGCGCGATGGTGTAACCTCTATTTTTGACTTCAAAGCCATGGGCTTTACCCCTGAGGCGATGGTTAATTATATGACATTGCTGGGATGGTCTCCCCCTGACTCCACTCAGGAAATCTTTACCTTGGCTCAAGCCGCTCAAAAGTTCGGTTTTGAACGGGTTAACCCAGCCGGGGCAAAGTTTGACTGGGCTAAGCTGGATTGGATTAATAGTCAATATGTCCACCAGATGAGTGCATCTGAGTTAGTGGACTTGCTGATTCCCTACTGGGAAAGTGCTGGGTACAACTGTGATCCTGTGGCAAATCGCCCTTGGCTGGAACAGTTGACTGCTATGATTGGGCCAAGTTTGACTCGCTTGCCAGAAGCAGTAGAGATGACTCGGATGTTCTTTACTGAGTCAGTTGAGTACACTGAACAGGCAGTAGAGCAGCTGAAAAAAGCTGGTGCTAGTGAGGTGGTTCAAGCTATTCTTGACCAACTCGGTAATTACCAACAGCTGAGTCCAGAGGAAGCTAAGCAGATTATTAACCAAGTCACAAAAGCGCAAAAGGTCAAGAAAGGATTGGTTATGCGATCGCTTCGTGCTGCACTAACTGGGGATGTCAATGGTCCTGATTTGATCGAATCCTGGGTACTGCTTCATCAGCGAGGGTTTGACCAAACTCGCTTGAAGG
Coding sequences within it:
- the gltX gene encoding glutamate--tRNA ligase, which codes for MTVRVRIAPSPTGNLHIGTARTAVFNWLFARRHSGKFVLRIEDTDQTRSREEYTQNILDGLSWLGLEWDEGPFFQSQRLDLYSAAIQQLLDKGLAYRCYTTAEELEQLREAQKARKEAPRYDNRHRNLTPEQQAAFEAEGRKPVIRFMIDNDREIVWNDLVRGKVTWKGSDLGGDMVIARASQENDIGQPLYNLAVVVDDIDMQITHVIRGEDHIANTAKQILLYEALGSVVPEFSHTPLILNHEGRKLSKRDGVTSIFDFKAMGFTPEAMVNYMTLLGWSPPDSTQEIFTLAQAAQKFGFERVNPAGAKFDWAKLDWINSQYVHQMSASELVDLLIPYWESAGYNCDPVANRPWLEQLTAMIGPSLTRLPEAVEMTRMFFTESVEYTEQAVEQLKKAGASEVVQAILDQLGNYQQLSPEEAKQIINQVTKAQKVKKGLVMRSLRAALTGDVNGPDLIESWVLLHQRGFDQTRLKESLLQVA